Proteins encoded within one genomic window of Prochlorococcus marinus str. MIT 9515:
- a CDS encoding DUF4278 domain-containing protein, translating into MERGLRRTRGKKMNLVYRGQKYVQNKSAAKKQHNSLIYRGKTYTS; encoded by the coding sequence ATGGAACGGGGACTTAGGCGAACCCGGGGCAAGAAAATGAATCTAGTTTACAGAGGTCAAAAGTATGTTCAAAATAAATCAGCTGCAAAAAAACAGCATAACTCATTAATTTACAGAGGGAAAACTTACACAAGCTAG
- a CDS encoding pentapeptide repeat-containing protein, whose translation MRSILLIICLIALIFPSNCFAALDYGKQSLLGTDFSGSDLKGATFYLTDLQDANLSDCDLQNASLYGAKLKDTNLSNSNLREVTLDSAVLDGTDLTNTNLEDSFAYSTQFENVKIQGADFTNVYLPKDIVREFCKEASGTNPFTNRETRETLECDYI comes from the coding sequence ATGAGATCTATATTATTGATTATATGTTTGATTGCTTTAATCTTTCCATCAAATTGTTTTGCAGCATTAGATTATGGTAAACAATCATTATTAGGAACAGATTTTTCAGGTTCTGATTTAAAAGGTGCAACTTTTTATTTGACAGATTTACAGGACGCAAATTTGTCAGATTGTGATCTACAGAATGCAAGTTTATATGGAGCAAAATTAAAGGATACAAATTTAAGTAATTCTAATTTAAGAGAGGTTACTCTTGACTCAGCAGTATTGGATGGAACTGATTTAACAAACACTAATTTAGAGGATTCTTTTGCTTACAGTACTCAATTTGAAAATGTAAAAATTCAAGGTGCAGATTTTACAAATGTCTACTTGCCAAAAGATATCGTGAGGGAATTTTGTAAAGAGGCCTCTGGCACGAATCCTTTTACAAATAGAGAAACTAGAGAAACTTTAGAATGTGATTATATTTAA
- a CDS encoding sirohydrochlorin chelatase, whose protein sequence is MDTLDSNLNKKIGILICGHGSRNKLAITEFKELTRCIQKRYPSMLVEFGFLEFAKPSLTDALDKLRNSSVKKVIAIPAMLFAAGHVKNDIPSLLMNYAKKKDIEIIYGRELGINNLMISAACERVKEVFRKNNSLTPEESLLVVVGRGSSDPDANSNVSKITRMVVEGVGMGWGETVFSGVTFPLVEPGLRNVVRLGYKNIIIFPYFLFSGVLVTRIKRQSDLVAIDNPHVEIHEAKYLSSHKYVVETFVERIEEIFNEESSNYMNCSLCKYRSNLVGFEKEVGMVQESHHDHVEGLGLSCDLCDSECSGACETQDQSSINDQNQTALLLDKAKDGHHHHHHHQNVYPNSKHPLGPVTLRLLNDGQILRNSVEKE, encoded by the coding sequence TTGGATACTTTAGATTCGAACTTAAATAAGAAAATTGGGATCCTCATTTGTGGTCATGGAAGTAGAAATAAATTAGCTATTACCGAATTTAAGGAACTAACTAGGTGTATACAAAAAAGATATCCATCAATGCTTGTTGAATTTGGCTTTTTAGAATTTGCAAAGCCCTCCCTTACAGATGCGTTGGATAAATTAAGAAATAGTTCTGTAAAAAAAGTAATAGCGATACCAGCGATGCTTTTTGCCGCTGGCCATGTAAAAAATGACATACCAAGCCTCCTTATGAATTACGCAAAGAAAAAAGATATCGAAATAATCTATGGAAGAGAATTAGGAATTAATAATTTAATGATTAGTGCTGCCTGCGAGAGAGTTAAAGAAGTTTTCAGGAAAAATAATTCTCTTACTCCTGAAGAATCATTATTAGTAGTTGTAGGGAGAGGCTCCTCTGATCCAGATGCTAACTCTAATGTCTCAAAAATTACAAGAATGGTAGTTGAAGGAGTTGGGATGGGATGGGGAGAAACTGTATTCTCGGGAGTAACATTTCCATTAGTTGAGCCTGGGTTGCGAAATGTTGTAAGACTTGGTTACAAAAACATAATTATTTTCCCTTATTTTCTTTTTTCAGGAGTCCTCGTTACGAGGATAAAAAGGCAAAGCGACTTAGTCGCAATAGATAATCCACATGTTGAGATACATGAGGCGAAGTATCTTTCATCCCATAAATATGTTGTTGAAACCTTTGTAGAGAGGATTGAAGAAATTTTTAATGAAGAGAGCAGTAATTATATGAATTGTTCCCTATGCAAATATAGATCAAATTTAGTTGGTTTTGAAAAAGAGGTCGGAATGGTGCAAGAAAGCCATCATGATCATGTTGAGGGCTTAGGTCTCAGTTGTGATTTATGTGATTCTGAATGCAGTGGAGCTTGCGAAACGCAAGATCAAAGTTCAATTAATGACCAAAATCAGACTGCACTTTTATTAGATAAAGCTAAGGATGGACATCATCATCATCATCATCATCAGAATGTTTACCCAAATTCAAAACATCCGTTAGGACCTGTTACGCTTCGCTTGCTTAATGACGGTCAAATCTTAAGAAATTCAGTTGAAAAAGAGTGA
- a CDS encoding Tic20 family protein has product MNQIIQRITSVFFYTSPLKTAFPFGYYLLYKFSFLKILFFLTFPVAILEKSLPFGGLLFFFIIFAGVVRNPKVPYFIRYNACQSLLLDIALIILTYLLRIFPLIEFGSIIFISTLSIFIFSAYQCLNGVEPEIPLISKSARMQI; this is encoded by the coding sequence TTGAATCAAATAATTCAACGAATCACTTCAGTTTTTTTTTACACTTCGCCATTAAAAACCGCATTTCCTTTTGGATATTATTTGCTCTATAAATTTTCTTTTTTAAAAATCCTTTTTTTTCTTACCTTTCCAGTTGCGATACTTGAGAAGTCCTTACCTTTTGGGGGACTATTGTTTTTTTTTATAATTTTTGCAGGAGTTGTTAGGAATCCCAAAGTCCCTTATTTCATTAGATATAACGCTTGTCAATCATTACTCCTTGACATTGCCTTGATAATACTTACTTACCTTTTACGTATCTTTCCTTTAATTGAATTTGGTTCAATAATATTTATATCTACACTTTCTATTTTTATTTTTTCAGCTTATCAATGTCTTAACGGTGTTGAACCTGAAATACCACTTATTAGCAAATCTGCAAGAATGCAAATTTAG
- a CDS encoding glycosyltransferase family 2 protein, with translation MSDSKNKIDIIIPVFNEVHIAKLFDLLEKDVSSKFRVLLCYDDESDKTLTSYNEKSYNFRIFKIKNKYIGPQGAILSGFEECKSEAVIVYPADDFINTKILDLMYEKYLMGNDVVVPSRFIQGGAMRNCPLIKSILVRLASFSLFYLSSISVKDVSNGFRLFSLKYLNMVKIESTKGFTFSIELLVKANRLGLSIAEVPSCWEERKFGKSRFKTYQWVFNYLRWYLYALETFWLRKSPNTVKLKRSKNGLLV, from the coding sequence TTGTCTGATTCTAAAAACAAAATAGATATTATTATTCCTGTCTTTAATGAAGTACATATTGCTAAATTATTTGACCTTTTAGAAAAAGATGTTTCATCAAAATTCAGAGTTCTACTTTGTTATGATGATGAATCAGATAAAACTCTTACTTCGTATAACGAGAAATCTTATAATTTCAGAATTTTCAAAATCAAGAATAAATACATTGGACCTCAAGGCGCAATCCTTTCAGGTTTTGAAGAATGTAAATCAGAGGCAGTTATTGTATATCCTGCTGATGACTTCATAAATACAAAAATTCTGGATCTAATGTATGAAAAATATCTGATGGGAAATGATGTTGTTGTACCCAGCAGATTTATACAAGGAGGTGCGATGAGAAATTGTCCATTAATAAAGTCAATTTTAGTAAGATTAGCTTCATTTTCTCTATTTTATTTATCTAGTATTTCTGTAAAAGATGTGAGCAACGGCTTTAGACTTTTTTCACTTAAGTATCTCAATATGGTCAAAATTGAATCTACAAAGGGATTTACTTTTTCAATTGAGTTATTAGTTAAAGCGAATAGGTTAGGACTTTCAATTGCTGAAGTTCCTTCTTGTTGGGAAGAGAGAAAATTTGGCAAAAGTAGATTTAAGACATATCAATGGGTTTTTAATTACTTGAGATGGTATTTATATGCTCTTGAAACTTTTTGGTTGAGGAAATCACCAAATACAGTAAAATTAAAAAGATCTAAAAATGGATTATTAGTATAA
- a CDS encoding RNA recognition motif-containing protein yields MTLSINIGNFFNDSASHALVDELRKKTTEKEILEFEVKFNSKNEKNLHVYICRFLKNRSISRALASKWLITMINNKESEINNLKN; encoded by the coding sequence ATGACATTAAGCATAAATATCGGTAATTTTTTTAATGATTCAGCTAGCCACGCTTTAGTTGATGAACTTAGAAAAAAAACTACTGAAAAGGAGATATTGGAATTCGAAGTAAAATTCAACTCCAAAAATGAAAAAAACCTACATGTTTATATCTGTAGGTTTCTTAAAAATAGATCAATATCAAGAGCTTTGGCTTCTAAGTGGCTTATTACAATGATTAATAACAAGGAATCAGAAATTAATAACCTGAAAAATTAA
- a CDS encoding GDP-mannose mannosyl hydrolase: MFLNEKSFKQVAKNSPIAAIDLCIFNEAKEILLGKRINPPAKSFFFVPGGRIRKGETLFISTKRILNNEMNYEITEKDFNTFSLLGVFQHFYNDNFCGNKQFSSHYVVIVYLVPLKILKKSKFGNFKDQHDEYIWYNKTTHENLLIHPYCKEYFKKL, from the coding sequence ATGTTTTTAAACGAAAAATCATTTAAACAGGTAGCTAAGAATAGTCCAATTGCGGCTATTGATTTATGTATATTTAATGAAGCTAAAGAAATCCTTTTAGGTAAGAGAATTAACCCTCCAGCAAAGAGTTTTTTCTTTGTTCCTGGTGGCAGAATTAGGAAAGGTGAAACATTATTTATTTCAACAAAAAGGATCCTAAATAATGAAATGAATTATGAAATTACTGAAAAAGATTTCAATACTTTTTCTTTATTAGGTGTATTTCAACATTTCTATAATGACAATTTTTGTGGGAATAAACAATTTTCTAGTCACTATGTTGTAATCGTTTATTTGGTCCCATTGAAAATCTTAAAAAAGTCGAAATTTGGAAATTTTAAAGATCAACATGATGAGTATATTTGGTACAACAAAACTACTCATGAGAATTTGTTAATACATCCTTACTGTAAAGAGTATTTTAAAAAATTATAA
- a CDS encoding Gfo/Idh/MocA family oxidoreductase: protein MRFGIIGGGFGYDSHFEALKNIKGIDIVGIADSGSGRLLSKLTNSELYFNSIESLIKSKPNVITIATPPCNHFNLISKLAQSNIHIVCEKPFCISSTEGLKANSLIEKFKLASCINFQYRFEPGIQFLKSKINDQDIDNIKSVEVIWLTSGRKDPNSLWTWRNDKQQGGGVINAFLIHIIDLIQWLLNCEINDVVKSKNKIIIPYRRDNYSNVRPVTAEDFTEVEFILKNNILASSKVSNCNATSIGLQITINRNEEKLIFEHKPPFRACDQSVFVEKENKKISLFNASNIIPTNYEDTRTFSLRELYKKFILSVNGASKRDLPSFKSGYQVKKIIEKINNFE from the coding sequence ATGCGCTTTGGAATTATTGGAGGAGGATTTGGATATGACTCTCATTTCGAAGCTTTAAAAAATATAAAAGGTATAGATATTGTCGGAATAGCTGATTCGGGTTCAGGTAGGCTTCTTTCAAAGCTTACAAATTCTGAGTTATATTTTAACTCTATAGAATCTTTAATTAAATCAAAACCAAATGTAATTACGATAGCTACTCCTCCTTGTAACCACTTTAATTTGATATCAAAACTCGCTCAAAGTAATATTCATATAGTATGCGAAAAACCATTTTGTATTTCATCTACTGAAGGGCTAAAGGCCAATTCATTGATTGAAAAGTTTAAACTTGCTAGTTGTATAAATTTTCAATATCGATTTGAACCTGGAATTCAGTTTTTAAAATCTAAAATCAATGATCAAGATATCGATAACATAAAATCAGTTGAGGTGATTTGGCTAACATCCGGAAGAAAAGATCCCAACAGTTTATGGACTTGGAGGAATGACAAGCAGCAGGGTGGTGGCGTAATAAATGCTTTTTTAATACATATAATTGATTTAATACAATGGCTATTGAACTGCGAAATAAATGATGTGGTTAAATCAAAAAATAAAATAATAATACCTTACCGAAGAGATAATTATTCGAATGTGAGGCCTGTAACTGCGGAGGATTTTACTGAAGTAGAATTTATTTTAAAAAACAATATTCTAGCTTCATCTAAAGTTAGCAATTGTAATGCAACGTCAATTGGCTTGCAGATCACAATAAATAGAAATGAAGAGAAACTAATATTTGAGCATAAGCCTCCATTCAGAGCATGCGATCAATCAGTTTTTGTAGAGAAAGAAAACAAAAAGATTTCATTATTCAATGCCTCAAATATCATTCCAACTAATTATGAAGACACAAGAACATTCTCATTAAGAGAACTATACAAAAAATTTATTTTATCTGTAAATGGTGCATCAAAGAGAGACTTGCCCTCATTTAAGAGTGGTTATCAAGTTAAAAAAATAATTGAAAAAATTAATAACTTTGAATAA
- a CDS encoding class I SAM-dependent methyltransferase: protein MNNNHNLSNGKITCCQICSNKELINVINLGHQAPCDSLIWPEQLNQPEKRYPLNLQRCKECGLVQIDHVVEPQELFFAEYPYRSGITSTLANNLRNTASTIVKRYQLPKGGLAVDLGSNDGTLLEGFQKENMKVLGFEPTNIANLANEKGIKTIQKFFNDSLVPEIIKKYGKAEVITACNMFAHVSQLGSLIMGAENLLVDNGLFVTESHYLLDLIDTVQYDSIYHEHLKYYSVKSIIKLFEYYNFTVIDIDRIPNYGGSIRVYAKKGKSHEVSTKVENLLKEEVDRGLYNNLIYEDFKNKIKKSKLQLQNLILDGKNNNLKIVGIGCPGRATTLLSYCNLDADALDYIAEQSTSLKLGLFTPGTYIPIVDERIMFEDQPDIAIILSWHYWEPIVEKLRAKGLKSKIIIPLPEVRIID, encoded by the coding sequence ATGAATAATAATCATAATCTGAGTAATGGGAAAATAACTTGTTGTCAAATCTGTAGTAATAAGGAATTAATAAACGTCATAAATTTAGGGCACCAAGCACCATGTGATTCTCTAATATGGCCAGAACAGCTAAATCAACCCGAAAAAAGATATCCTCTCAACTTACAAAGATGTAAAGAGTGTGGTTTAGTTCAAATAGACCATGTTGTAGAGCCTCAAGAATTATTTTTTGCTGAATATCCTTATAGAAGTGGAATCACTTCAACCCTTGCTAATAATCTAAGAAACACTGCATCAACTATTGTAAAAAGATATCAATTACCAAAAGGAGGACTAGCTGTTGATCTTGGCTCAAATGATGGCACATTACTAGAAGGTTTTCAAAAAGAAAACATGAAAGTCCTTGGTTTTGAGCCTACTAATATAGCAAACCTAGCCAATGAGAAAGGAATAAAAACAATTCAAAAATTCTTTAATGATTCATTAGTTCCTGAAATAATTAAAAAGTATGGCAAAGCCGAAGTGATTACCGCTTGTAATATGTTTGCTCATGTATCTCAATTAGGAAGCCTAATTATGGGTGCGGAGAATCTATTAGTGGATAATGGTTTATTTGTTACTGAATCTCATTACTTATTAGATTTAATTGACACTGTTCAGTATGATTCGATTTATCACGAACATCTTAAGTATTATTCTGTCAAATCAATTATAAAACTTTTTGAGTATTACAATTTTACTGTTATCGATATAGATAGAATTCCTAATTATGGAGGCTCCATAAGGGTTTATGCAAAAAAAGGAAAATCGCATGAGGTTTCAACTAAAGTGGAAAATCTTCTTAAAGAAGAAGTGGATAGAGGCTTATATAACAATTTAATTTACGAGGATTTCAAAAACAAAATAAAAAAATCGAAACTTCAGCTACAAAATCTTATTTTAGATGGTAAAAATAATAATCTAAAAATTGTGGGAATTGGCTGTCCTGGGAGAGCTACAACATTATTGAGTTACTGCAACTTAGATGCAGATGCTTTAGATTATATTGCAGAACAAAGTACATCCTTAAAACTAGGATTATTCACCCCTGGAACATATATCCCGATAGTTGATGAGAGAATAATGTTTGAAGATCAACCAGATATTGCGATTATACTTTCATGGCACTATTGGGAGCCAATTGTTGAAAAGCTTAGAGCAAAAGGTCTCAAATCCAAAATTATTATCCCACTTCCTGAAGTTAGGATAATCGATTGA
- a CDS encoding GMC oxidoreductase, which yields MDINPYDAIVVGSGATGGVAALTLAEQGIRVLVIEAGPQIKRTEASSNEPKDTLNRLSGIISKKHANQCQHPGYWKNNPNLYKNELKHPYVQQKNKPFLWTQGNQYGGRSLTWGGITLRFSREDFHPSKKDGYGPDWPISYDELSPHYDFIENFCGIYGHKDNIKEVPNGKYIGKIPLTKIESIFGNQVKSKLNYPFIQSRGFDRNSSVKEEQWPKSSSVGTTFKKALETGNVQILSNHLVESFETDKITELASKIIIVNVENGKRKSLNCDLIILCASTISTLRILLNSETKSNSSGFKDTSGKLGKFLMDHISVCRFFSVPNTTQRNNISNSYPDLSGAGSFFIPFGTNLPKPESINFLRGYGIWGAIDRLGIPKFLQKDLNSSTGFLIAHGEVLPREENSVSLSDKTDRWGIPVPHIEFEWSENELNMAKHMERTMRDSIKAADGKIKGIDELIKIPYAGLFTKKSIALSGNPPPPGYYIHEVGGAPMGFREEDSVVNKSNRLWRCKNVLVLDGACWPTSSWQSPTLTMMAISRRACLKVKKT from the coding sequence TTGGATATAAATCCTTATGATGCAATCGTAGTAGGTTCAGGTGCCACAGGAGGAGTAGCTGCACTTACTTTAGCCGAACAAGGAATAAGAGTGCTAGTAATAGAAGCTGGTCCTCAAATTAAAAGAACTGAGGCTAGCAGTAATGAGCCAAAAGATACCTTAAACAGATTATCAGGAATAATATCAAAAAAACACGCTAATCAATGTCAGCATCCCGGTTATTGGAAAAATAATCCTAATTTATATAAAAACGAATTAAAACATCCTTATGTTCAACAAAAAAACAAGCCATTCCTTTGGACTCAAGGAAACCAATATGGAGGAAGATCATTAACGTGGGGAGGTATTACCTTAAGATTTTCTAGAGAGGATTTTCATCCATCAAAAAAAGATGGATATGGGCCAGATTGGCCTATTTCCTACGACGAATTATCACCTCATTATGATTTTATAGAAAATTTTTGTGGAATATATGGACATAAAGATAACATCAAAGAAGTCCCAAATGGTAAATATATTGGGAAGATACCTCTTACAAAAATTGAAAGTATTTTTGGCAATCAAGTCAAATCGAAATTAAACTATCCCTTTATTCAATCTAGAGGATTCGATCGTAATTCTTCAGTAAAAGAGGAACAATGGCCAAAATCTTCGAGTGTAGGGACCACATTCAAAAAAGCACTAGAGACTGGAAATGTCCAAATACTCTCTAATCACTTAGTAGAATCATTCGAAACGGATAAAATAACAGAGCTTGCTTCAAAAATAATCATCGTAAATGTTGAAAATGGTAAAAGAAAATCATTAAATTGCGATTTAATTATTCTATGTGCATCAACAATCTCAACATTGAGGATACTACTTAACTCTGAAACCAAATCAAATTCTTCTGGTTTTAAAGATACATCTGGAAAATTAGGAAAATTTCTAATGGATCATATTTCTGTCTGTAGGTTTTTTTCAGTTCCAAATACAACTCAAAGAAACAATATATCTAATTCGTATCCTGATCTTTCCGGAGCTGGGAGTTTTTTCATACCCTTTGGGACAAATCTGCCCAAACCTGAAAGTATTAATTTTTTACGGGGTTATGGAATTTGGGGAGCAATTGACCGTCTAGGAATACCAAAGTTTTTGCAAAAAGACTTAAATTCTTCTACAGGTTTTCTAATCGCTCATGGTGAGGTCCTACCAAGAGAAGAAAATTCAGTCTCCCTTTCTGACAAAACAGACCGATGGGGGATTCCGGTCCCTCATATTGAATTCGAATGGAGTGAAAATGAATTAAATATGGCTAAACATATGGAGAGAACGATGCGAGATTCAATAAAAGCTGCAGATGGAAAAATCAAAGGGATCGATGAACTTATAAAAATCCCATATGCAGGGTTGTTTACAAAAAAATCAATTGCTCTTTCAGGAAATCCGCCACCCCCGGGATACTATATCCATGAAGTAGGAGGAGCACCAATGGGATTTAGAGAGGAAGATAGTGTTGTAAATAAATCAAATAGACTTTGGAGATGTAAGAATGTTCTTGTATTAGATGGTGCATGTTGGCCCACTTCTTCATGGCAGAGTCCAACTTTAACAATGATGGCTATAAGCAGAAGAGCTTGTTTAAAAGTTAAAAAGACTTAG
- a CDS encoding DUF2839 family protein, with the protein MGEAKRRKDLGLPPREKEFVLPEFNKEKVKQKVRNTLYKYPIIPFVFYGVAIIILFVGVFSVIKYYR; encoded by the coding sequence ATGGGAGAAGCCAAAAGAAGAAAAGATTTAGGTTTGCCACCCCGAGAAAAAGAATTTGTTTTACCTGAATTTAATAAAGAAAAGGTTAAGCAGAAAGTTAGAAATACTTTATATAAATACCCAATTATTCCTTTTGTTTTTTATGGTGTTGCAATTATTATTCTTTTTGTTGGCGTATTCAGTGTAATAAAATACTATAGATAA
- a CDS encoding VHS domain-containing protein — MPKNWSYIRDEWLKRTTIKEDDAKWALEALISTENDLFEIERKLKNNEDTSGQVRSLKKKVKETILSKEISLDDIALNTSNSNKVQISVPSNLNYLLKVWAAAEGRDLSSVAFQCLETGLREMKSKGSIPSIAINRYDSACQKRIALAEVNNLLEKYEISQNEEI; from the coding sequence ATGCCCAAGAATTGGTCTTACATAAGAGATGAATGGCTTAAGCGCACAACTATCAAGGAGGACGATGCCAAGTGGGCATTAGAAGCTTTAATTAGTACCGAAAATGACTTGTTTGAAATAGAAAGAAAATTAAAAAATAACGAAGATACCTCTGGGCAAGTGAGAAGTTTGAAGAAAAAAGTTAAAGAAACTATCTTATCAAAAGAAATAAGTCTAGATGATATTGCTTTAAATACTTCTAATTCGAACAAAGTTCAAATTTCCGTCCCATCAAATCTCAATTATCTTTTGAAGGTTTGGGCGGCAGCAGAAGGCCGCGATCTATCAAGTGTTGCATTTCAATGCCTAGAAACTGGTCTTAGAGAGATGAAAAGCAAAGGTTCGATCCCTTCAATAGCGATAAATAGATATGATTCAGCTTGCCAAAAGAGAATTGCTTTAGCGGAAGTGAATAATTTATTAGAAAAGTATGAGATCTCTCAAAACGAGGAGATATAA
- a CDS encoding DUF2811 domain-containing protein, giving the protein MSQINQEKIIEAKYDNSLNSKVSLETELSESLYETMKDFVLHNPTWDQYKLINSALATFLIQNGCTDNSVSEIYINQLFSPSKSF; this is encoded by the coding sequence ATGAGTCAAATAAATCAAGAGAAAATCATTGAAGCTAAATATGATAATTCTTTAAACTCAAAAGTTTCTCTAGAAACAGAGCTTTCAGAAAGTCTTTATGAAACGATGAAAGATTTCGTCTTACATAATCCTACTTGGGATCAATATAAACTTATAAATTCTGCTTTAGCTACTTTTCTTATTCAAAATGGTTGTACTGATAATTCAGTTTCCGAGATTTACATAAATCAACTTTTTTCGCCTTCTAAGTCTTTTTAA